In Oncorhynchus clarkii lewisi isolate Uvic-CL-2024 chromosome 16, UVic_Ocla_1.0, whole genome shotgun sequence, one genomic interval encodes:
- the LOC139367704 gene encoding mRNA export factor-like isoform X1 produces MSLFGASTGFGAGGFGAATTDTHNPMKDVEVTSPPDDSISCLAFSPPAMPGNFLIGGSWANDVRCWEVQDNGQTVPKAQQMHTGPVLDVCWSEDGSKVFTASCDKTAKMWDLNSNQAIQIAQHDAPIRTVHWIKAPNYNCIMTGSWDKTLKFWDTRSPNPMMSLQLPERCYCADVVYPMAVVASADRGLIVYQLENQPSEFRRIDSPLKHQVTGLTYQHRCIAIFKDKQNKPAGFALGSIEGRVAIHYINPPNPAKDNFTFKCHRSNGTNTATPQDIYAVNAISFHPVHGTLATVGSDGRFSFWDKDARTKLKTSEQLDQPITACSFNNNGNIFAYASSYDWSKGHEYYNPQKKNYIFLRNATEELKPRNKK; encoded by the exons ATGAGTTTGTTCGGGGCCAGCACTGGCTTTGGCGCTGGGGGATTTGGAGCGGCAACCACGGACACCCACAACCCAATGAAG GATGTGGAAGTAACCTCACCCCCAGATGACAGCATCAGTTGCTTGGCGTTCAGTCCTCCTGCCATGCCAGGGAACTTCTTGATAGGGGGATCCTGGGCCAATGAT GTGAGGTGTTGGGAGGTACAGGACAACGGGCAGACAGTCCCCAAAGCCCAGCAGATGCACACGGGTCCCGTCCTTGATGTCTGCTGGAGCGAA GACGGTAGCAAGGTTTTCACTGCGTCTTGTGACAAGACTGCCAAAATGTGGGACCTCAACAGCAACCAGGCAATACAGATCGCACAG CATGATGCTCCTATCAGAACAGTCCACTGGATCAAAGCCCCCAACTACAACTGCATCATGACAGGCAGCTGGGACAAAACTCTGAag TTCTGGGACACCCGCTCGCCCAACCCAATGATGTCTCTGCAGTTGCCAGAGAGGTGCTACTGTGCAGATGTG GTGTACCCCATGGCAGTGGTAGCGTCTGCAGACCGAGGTTTGATTGTATATCAGCTTGAAAACCAGCCGTCTGAGTTTAGGAGGATAGACTCACCACTCAAACACCAGGTGACTGGTCTCACATACCAG CACCGCTGCATAGCCATTTTTAAGGACAAACAGAACAAGCCTGCTGGATTTGCTCTCGGAAGTATTGAAGGGCGGGTTGCAATTCACTACATCAACCCTCCTAACCC AGCCAAGGATAACTTCACCTTTAAGTGCCACAGGTCGAATGGAACCAACACAGCCACACCACAAGACATCTATGCT GTAAATGCCATCTCCTTCCACCCTGTCCACGGGACACTGGCGACTGTTGGGTCAGATGGTCGCTTCAGCTTCTGGGATAAAGACGCCCGCACCAAGCTGAAGACCTCAGAGCAGCTGGATCAGCCAATCACAGCATGCTCCTTCAACAACAACGGCAACATCTTTGCTTACGCCTCCAGCTATGATTGGTCAAAG GGACATGAGTACTACAACCCTCAGAAAAAGAACTACATCTTCCTGCGTAATGCTACTGAGGAGCTGAAACCACGGAACAAGAAATG A
- the LOC139367704 gene encoding mRNA export factor-like isoform X3, which produces MSLFGASTGFGAGGFGAATTDTHNPMKDVEVTSPPDDSISCLAFSPPAMPGNFLIGGSWANDVRCWEVQDNGQTVPKAQQMHTGPVLDVCWSEDGSKVFTASCDKTAKMWDLNSNQAIQIAQHDAPIRTVHWIKAPNYNCIMTGSWDKTLKFWDTRSPNPMMSLQLPERCYCADVVYPMAVVASADRGLIVYQLENQPSEFRRIDSPLKHQHRCIAIFKDKQNKPAGFALGSIEGRVAIHYINPPNPAKDNFTFKCHRSNGTNTATPQDIYAVNAISFHPVHGTLATVGSDGRFSFWDKDARTKLKTSEQLDQPITACSFNNNGNIFAYASSYDWSKGHEYYNPQKKNYIFLRNATEELKPRNKK; this is translated from the exons ATGAGTTTGTTCGGGGCCAGCACTGGCTTTGGCGCTGGGGGATTTGGAGCGGCAACCACGGACACCCACAACCCAATGAAG GATGTGGAAGTAACCTCACCCCCAGATGACAGCATCAGTTGCTTGGCGTTCAGTCCTCCTGCCATGCCAGGGAACTTCTTGATAGGGGGATCCTGGGCCAATGAT GTGAGGTGTTGGGAGGTACAGGACAACGGGCAGACAGTCCCCAAAGCCCAGCAGATGCACACGGGTCCCGTCCTTGATGTCTGCTGGAGCGAA GACGGTAGCAAGGTTTTCACTGCGTCTTGTGACAAGACTGCCAAAATGTGGGACCTCAACAGCAACCAGGCAATACAGATCGCACAG CATGATGCTCCTATCAGAACAGTCCACTGGATCAAAGCCCCCAACTACAACTGCATCATGACAGGCAGCTGGGACAAAACTCTGAag TTCTGGGACACCCGCTCGCCCAACCCAATGATGTCTCTGCAGTTGCCAGAGAGGTGCTACTGTGCAGATGTG GTGTACCCCATGGCAGTGGTAGCGTCTGCAGACCGAGGTTTGATTGTATATCAGCTTGAAAACCAGCCGTCTGAGTTTAGGAGGATAGACTCACCACTCAAACACCAG CACCGCTGCATAGCCATTTTTAAGGACAAACAGAACAAGCCTGCTGGATTTGCTCTCGGAAGTATTGAAGGGCGGGTTGCAATTCACTACATCAACCCTCCTAACCC AGCCAAGGATAACTTCACCTTTAAGTGCCACAGGTCGAATGGAACCAACACAGCCACACCACAAGACATCTATGCT GTAAATGCCATCTCCTTCCACCCTGTCCACGGGACACTGGCGACTGTTGGGTCAGATGGTCGCTTCAGCTTCTGGGATAAAGACGCCCGCACCAAGCTGAAGACCTCAGAGCAGCTGGATCAGCCAATCACAGCATGCTCCTTCAACAACAACGGCAACATCTTTGCTTACGCCTCCAGCTATGATTGGTCAAAG GGACATGAGTACTACAACCCTCAGAAAAAGAACTACATCTTCCTGCGTAATGCTACTGAGGAGCTGAAACCACGGAACAAGAAATG A
- the LOC139367704 gene encoding mRNA export factor-like isoform X2, translating to MSLFGASTGFGAGGFGAATTDTHNPMKDVEVTSPPDDSISCLAFSPPAMPGNFLIGGSWANDVRCWEVQDNGQTVPKAQQMHTGPVLDVCWSEDGSKVFTASCDKTAKMWDLNSNQAIQIAQHDAPIRTVHWIKAPNYNCIMTGSWDKTLKFWDTRSPNPMMSLQLPERCYCADVVYPMAVVASADRGLIVYQLENQPSEFRRIDSPLKHQHRCIAIFKDKQNKPAGFALGSIEGRVAIHYINPPNPAKDNFTFKCHRSNGTNTATPQDIYAVNAISFHPVHGTLATVGSDGRFSFWDKDARTKLKTSEQLDQPITACSFNNNGNIFAYASSYDWSKGHEYYNPQKKNYIFLRNATEELKPRNKKW from the exons ATGAGTTTGTTCGGGGCCAGCACTGGCTTTGGCGCTGGGGGATTTGGAGCGGCAACCACGGACACCCACAACCCAATGAAG GATGTGGAAGTAACCTCACCCCCAGATGACAGCATCAGTTGCTTGGCGTTCAGTCCTCCTGCCATGCCAGGGAACTTCTTGATAGGGGGATCCTGGGCCAATGAT GTGAGGTGTTGGGAGGTACAGGACAACGGGCAGACAGTCCCCAAAGCCCAGCAGATGCACACGGGTCCCGTCCTTGATGTCTGCTGGAGCGAA GACGGTAGCAAGGTTTTCACTGCGTCTTGTGACAAGACTGCCAAAATGTGGGACCTCAACAGCAACCAGGCAATACAGATCGCACAG CATGATGCTCCTATCAGAACAGTCCACTGGATCAAAGCCCCCAACTACAACTGCATCATGACAGGCAGCTGGGACAAAACTCTGAag TTCTGGGACACCCGCTCGCCCAACCCAATGATGTCTCTGCAGTTGCCAGAGAGGTGCTACTGTGCAGATGTG GTGTACCCCATGGCAGTGGTAGCGTCTGCAGACCGAGGTTTGATTGTATATCAGCTTGAAAACCAGCCGTCTGAGTTTAGGAGGATAGACTCACCACTCAAACACCAG CACCGCTGCATAGCCATTTTTAAGGACAAACAGAACAAGCCTGCTGGATTTGCTCTCGGAAGTATTGAAGGGCGGGTTGCAATTCACTACATCAACCCTCCTAACCC AGCCAAGGATAACTTCACCTTTAAGTGCCACAGGTCGAATGGAACCAACACAGCCACACCACAAGACATCTATGCT GTAAATGCCATCTCCTTCCACCCTGTCCACGGGACACTGGCGACTGTTGGGTCAGATGGTCGCTTCAGCTTCTGGGATAAAGACGCCCGCACCAAGCTGAAGACCTCAGAGCAGCTGGATCAGCCAATCACAGCATGCTCCTTCAACAACAACGGCAACATCTTTGCTTACGCCTCCAGCTATGATTGGTCAAAG GGACATGAGTACTACAACCCTCAGAAAAAGAACTACATCTTCCTGCGTAATGCTACTGAGGAGCTGAAACCACGGAACAAGAAATGGTGA
- the LOC139368739 gene encoding charged multivesicular body protein 4b-like, with translation MSVFGKLFGGGGKGGKGPSAQEAIQKLRETEEMLTKKQEFLEKKIDQELITAKKNGTKNKRAALQALKRKKRYEKQLTQIDGTLSTIEFQREALENANTNTEVLKNMGFAAKAMKAAHENMDIDKVDDLMQDITEQQELAQEISDAISKPVGFGDEFDEDELLAELDELEQEELDKNLLEIGGTENVPLPNVPSTSLPSRPAKKEDEDEHDMEDLQRWAMEAN, from the exons ATGTCCGTGTTTGGAAAGCTGTTCGGCGGTGGGGGCAAAGGAGGTAAAGGGCCAAGTGCACAAGAGGCGATTCAGAAGCTCAGAGAGACCGAGGAAATGTTAACGAAGAAACAGGAATTTCTAGAGAAAAAGATTGACCAGGAACTCATTACTGCGAAGAAAAACGGAACTAAAAACAAACGGG CGGCCCTGCAGGCCTTGAAAAGGAAGAAGCGGTATGAGAAGCAGCTTACCCAGATTGATGGCACATTGTCCACCATCGAGTTCCAGAGAGAGGCGCTGGAAAATGCCAACACCAACACTGAAGTGCTCAAGAACATGGGCTTTGCTGCCAAGGCAATGAAGGCTGCCCATGAAAACAT GGACATAGACAAAGTAGATGACTTGATGCAAGACATCACTGAGCAGCAGGAGCTAGCGCAAGAGATCTCAGATGCCATCTCGAAACCTGTAGGCTTTGGAGATGAGTTTGATGAG GATGAACTCCTAGCAGAGTTGGATGAGCTGGAACAAGAGGAATTGGACAAAAACTTGCTGGAGATTGGCGGGACAGAAAATGTCCCTCTACCCAATGTGCCTTCTACTTCATTACCCTCAAGACCTG ccaagaaggaggatgaagatgagcaTGACATGGAGGACTTACAGCGCTGGGCGATGGAGGCTAACTAG